From a region of the Banduia mediterranea genome:
- a CDS encoding Nramp family divalent metal transporter codes for MDKSQTSADGPAPRWRLVGPGLVAAATGVGAGDLVAALVAGSRFGYALLWAAVVGCLLKIVLVEGAGRWTLATGQTLFQGWHGLGRWTSAYFAPYILIWGFVYGAAAMTSSGLPLAALFPAIGLKTWAIGNGLLGGLLVWFGRYALFEKVVAVLVGVMFVTVVGAAAVTLPNLGQIAAGLVPSVPREGGLFYALGLAGGVGGTITLAAYGYWIREKHWQGPAWIRVMRLDNTVAYLMTGLFVAAMLVVGAELLYSANIALAGGARGLVDLADVLGQRYGRLMAVVFLLGFWASSFSSLIGVWNGVSLMFADFAGRLRRLPDNHPDTRAGGRYYRGYILWLSFPPMSLLFLDRPFVLIIGYGVLGALFMPFLAITLLWLLNSKRIAAPWRNGLKGNLGMGVCALIFLVLCLDQVWKLLST; via the coding sequence ATGGATAAATCACAAACTTCAGCCGATGGACCTGCGCCGCGCTGGCGTCTCGTCGGCCCGGGCCTGGTCGCGGCGGCCACCGGCGTCGGGGCCGGCGATCTCGTCGCCGCACTGGTGGCCGGCTCGCGCTTCGGCTATGCACTGCTATGGGCGGCGGTGGTCGGCTGCCTGCTCAAGATCGTTCTGGTGGAAGGTGCCGGGCGCTGGACGCTGGCGACCGGTCAGACCCTGTTCCAGGGCTGGCACGGCCTCGGGCGCTGGACCAGCGCTTATTTCGCGCCGTACATCCTGATCTGGGGTTTCGTCTATGGCGCGGCCGCGATGACTTCGTCCGGATTGCCGCTGGCCGCGCTGTTTCCGGCCATCGGCCTCAAGACCTGGGCGATCGGCAATGGCCTGCTCGGCGGCCTGCTGGTGTGGTTCGGGCGCTATGCCTTGTTCGAAAAGGTGGTGGCGGTGCTGGTCGGGGTCATGTTCGTCACGGTCGTCGGCGCCGCCGCCGTGACGCTGCCCAATCTCGGACAGATCGCCGCCGGGCTGGTGCCGTCGGTACCGCGGGAGGGCGGCCTGTTCTACGCCCTCGGCTTGGCCGGCGGCGTCGGCGGCACCATCACCCTCGCCGCCTACGGCTACTGGATTCGCGAGAAACACTGGCAAGGTCCGGCCTGGATTCGCGTGATGCGCCTCGACAATACCGTGGCCTATCTGATGACGGGCCTGTTTGTCGCCGCAATGCTGGTGGTCGGAGCCGAACTGCTGTATTCGGCGAACATCGCCCTCGCCGGCGGTGCGCGCGGTCTGGTCGATCTTGCCGATGTGCTCGGACAGCGCTACGGCCGCCTCATGGCCGTGGTTTTCCTGCTCGGCTTCTGGGCTTCCTCGTTTTCGTCGCTGATCGGCGTATGGAACGGGGTTTCGCTGATGTTCGCCGACTTCGCCGGCCGGCTCAGACGCCTGCCGGACAATCATCCGGATACGCGTGCAGGCGGTCGCTACTATCGCGGCTACATTCTGTGGCTGAGCTTTCCGCCGATGAGCCTGCTGTTTCTGGACCGGCCCTTCGTGCTGATCATCGGCTACGGTGTGCTCGGCGCGCTGTTCATGCCGTTTCTGGCGATCACCCTGTTGTGGCTGCTCAACAGCAAACGCATCGCCGCGCCCTGGCGAAATGGGCTCAAGGGCAATCTCGGAATGGGCGTCTGCGCCCTGATCTTCTTGGTGCTGTGCCTGGATCAGGTCTGGAAACTTCTGAGCACTTGA
- a CDS encoding ABC transporter permease yields the protein MSADGHRIGSAEDDALRAVLDTPAHIRPRGALANTLSFASNIYVDPATMPAWLQGFVRINPVALLVTAIRGLMNGKVTLAQLGWAVFAPAVIATVCAPLTMWLYRRKR from the coding sequence ATGAGCGCCGACGGCCACCGGATCGGTTCCGCCGAAGACGACGCACTGCGCGCCGTGCTCGATACACCGGCGCACATCCGACCCCGCGGTGCGCTGGCCAACACCCTGAGCTTCGCCTCCAACATCTACGTCGATCCCGCGACGATGCCGGCATGGCTGCAGGGCTTCGTCAGGATCAATCCGGTGGCGCTGCTGGTCACGGCCATACGCGGGCTGATGAATGGCAAGGTAACGCTCGCCCAACTCGGCTGGGCGGTGTTCGCTCCGGCCGTGATCGCCACGGTCTGTGCACCGCTGACGATGTGGCTGTACCGACGCAAGCGATAG